The Fortiea contorta PCC 7126 genome has a segment encoding these proteins:
- a CDS encoding CapA family protein, with amino-acid sequence MARLGLGRLFSLGFISGCFCLGVGIGVFMRLGQEQRSDAATTNEQQLPFVTPNNQESPGDTITIKAVGDVIPGTNFPNYRLPRFTHQLLPKSVRSYLQGADILFGNFESSLTTYPYTSKDISRGQVFAFRSPPAYAQLFADVGFNVFNMANNHAMDFGTVGFQDTKKNLEAVGIATLGHKNQILYLEANKIPVAMIGFSVYEMYNSVHNLSAAQTLLAEAKKNANIVIISMHVGSEGTGALNVKNQTEFFYGENRGNAMKFARTMIDSGADLVLGHGPHVPRAIEIYKGKIVAYSLGNFLGYRTLSTNAQTGYSMILEVKLNPSGDLVAAKVIPIHLNKQGIPQVDQHFRTVGLVRYLNNQDFPVEPVQINKKGELIVLNNK; translated from the coding sequence ATGGCAAGGTTAGGGTTAGGGCGCTTATTTTCGCTGGGTTTTATTAGTGGCTGTTTTTGTTTAGGTGTTGGTATCGGAGTTTTCATGCGACTGGGACAAGAACAGCGTTCAGATGCAGCTACGACTAATGAACAACAACTACCATTTGTCACTCCGAATAATCAAGAATCTCCTGGCGACACCATCACTATTAAAGCTGTTGGTGATGTGATTCCTGGTACAAATTTTCCTAACTACAGATTACCCCGGTTTACCCATCAGCTATTGCCGAAGTCAGTCCGCAGTTATCTACAAGGTGCTGATATTTTATTTGGTAACTTTGAAAGTAGTTTAACCACCTATCCTTACACAAGCAAAGATATTAGTCGAGGACAAGTTTTTGCTTTCCGTTCCCCACCTGCGTATGCCCAGCTATTCGCTGATGTTGGGTTTAATGTGTTTAATATGGCTAATAATCATGCCATGGATTTTGGCACTGTGGGGTTTCAAGATACAAAAAAGAATCTTGAAGCTGTGGGTATTGCTACATTAGGTCATAAAAATCAAATTCTTTATTTGGAAGCTAATAAAATTCCCGTCGCCATGATTGGGTTTTCTGTTTATGAAATGTATAATTCTGTGCATAATTTGTCAGCAGCCCAAACGCTCTTAGCCGAGGCCAAAAAAAACGCCAATATTGTGATTATATCGATGCACGTCGGGTCGGAAGGAACGGGGGCATTAAATGTTAAAAACCAAACAGAATTTTTTTATGGCGAAAACCGTGGTAATGCGATGAAATTTGCCCGGACAATGATTGATTCTGGTGCAGATTTAGTTTTAGGACATGGACCTCATGTGCCACGAGCCATAGAAATTTATAAAGGAAAAATAGTCGCTTACTCTTTAGGTAATTTTCTCGGATATCGGACTTTATCTACTAATGCTCAAACTGGATATTCGATGATTTTAGAAGTTAAACTCAATCCATCTGGAGATTTAGTCGCGGCTAAAGTTATTCCTATTCATCTGAATAAACAGGGAATTCCGCAAGTTGATCAACACTTCCGTACTGTCGGACTTGTGCGTTACTTAAATAATCAGGATTTCCCCGTTGAGCCAGTGCAGATTAATAAAAAAGGTGAACTGATTGTGTTGAATAATAAATAG